In Dyadobacter sp. CECT 9275, the following proteins share a genomic window:
- a CDS encoding sensor histidine kinase yields the protein MLASNEEIFITVIASAFAMLLLAVVVIIAIVRYKIEQKNNILEIEHLKITYAQEILQTQIEVQNATLQQISEELHDNIGQLLSVAKINLNILEETEQTTENQSYIKQTNEIIGQTIQDVRLLTKSFDGDFVKDFGLEESLSHELLRIRKTNKYQTELLVTGERYSLGYDKEIVLFRIVQEVLNNIMKHARATKIQSQLTYGSEKFIICLKDNGRGFDVQTTENEQLKYSGAGLRNMRRRAGLIGGRLILDTEPGKGTRIEIEVSPV from the coding sequence ATGCTCGCATCAAATGAAGAAATATTCATAACCGTAATAGCCAGTGCTTTCGCAATGCTTCTGTTAGCAGTTGTTGTTATTATTGCTATTGTCAGATATAAAATCGAACAGAAGAATAATATTCTGGAAATAGAGCATTTGAAAATCACATACGCACAGGAAATCCTTCAAACCCAGATCGAGGTACAGAATGCTACACTTCAGCAGATCAGCGAGGAGCTGCATGATAACATCGGACAGCTTTTATCGGTGGCAAAAATCAATCTGAATATACTGGAAGAAACAGAACAGACAACTGAAAATCAGTCATATATAAAACAAACCAATGAAATAATAGGCCAGACGATCCAGGATGTGAGATTACTCACCAAAAGCTTCGATGGTGATTTTGTCAAAGATTTTGGACTGGAAGAAAGCTTATCCCACGAACTGCTCCGAATCCGAAAAACCAACAAGTACCAAACCGAACTACTCGTTACCGGTGAGCGATATTCCCTGGGTTACGACAAGGAGATCGTTCTGTTCCGTATAGTCCAGGAGGTTCTGAATAATATCATGAAACATGCCAGAGCCACAAAAATCCAGTCTCAACTTACCTATGGATCAGAAAAATTCATAATTTGCCTGAAAGATAACGGCAGAGGCTTTGATGTTCAAACCACTGAAAATGAACAATTAAAGTACTCAGGGGCGGGCCTCCGGAATATGCGCCGCAGAGCCGGGCTCATAGGCGGAAGGCTTATCCTGGATACGGAGCCTGGCAAAGGCACCAGAATCGAAATTGAGGTATCTCCCGTATGA
- a CDS encoding T9SS type A sorting domain-containing protein, which yields MGDNVIVLDNGNYIVKSNNWDNGSVINPGATTYGNGKVGVSGTINSCNSIIGTTASSSQTVVFNSILDNLFVGYQRGKYFVIHNGTVLAADDTEATQTVANDPVTFLSDCSGIGKLAPAGVGTAVSGTVTAKVRVESSAPVINQPYVRRYYDVSPETNASTATGKLTLFYTQADFDDFNTNRGTAPALPVNPLDLTGIGNLRITQKHGTSTTGTPESYTGWTGSGPKTVLINPNDQDIFWNSVEKRWEVTFSVTGFSGFFAHSNIDETALPVSLISFTAQRVEKNAFLQWTTAAETNASHFEIERSTDGKSYSGIGSVQALGSQDAGYRYSFTDTQFSDLATVAYYRLRSVDMDGSYALSRAERVLPENNTVLTYVYPNPVKAGTYVPVKFSSNVHQVQVLDLQGRQLSVQVNRNNGPFVLDPLSQGMYLIRFDAGKGSETRKLVVE from the coding sequence GTGGGTGATAATGTCATTGTGCTGGATAATGGGAATTATATTGTTAAAAGCAATAACTGGGACAACGGCTCAGTGATTAACCCGGGAGCTACAACTTACGGAAATGGCAAGGTGGGCGTTAGCGGCACAATCAACTCCTGTAACAGTATCATCGGTACTACTGCCTCGAGTTCACAAACCGTTGTGTTCAACAGTATTTTGGATAATTTGTTTGTTGGTTACCAACGTGGGAAATACTTTGTTATTCATAATGGTACGGTTCTGGCAGCCGATGATACGGAGGCCACCCAAACGGTTGCCAATGATCCGGTTACCTTTTTGAGTGATTGCAGCGGTATTGGCAAACTGGCCCCTGCTGGTGTCGGTACGGCGGTCAGTGGTACGGTCACGGCCAAAGTACGCGTGGAATCGTCGGCACCAGTAATCAATCAGCCTTACGTGCGTCGCTATTACGACGTCAGCCCTGAGACAAATGCCAGTACAGCCACCGGTAAACTCACGCTTTTTTATACCCAGGCCGATTTTGATGATTTCAATACCAACCGGGGCACGGCTCCCGCTCTGCCGGTCAACCCTCTTGACCTGACCGGAATTGGAAATCTGCGGATTACCCAAAAACATGGCACCAGTACCACCGGTACGCCAGAAAGTTATACAGGCTGGACAGGCAGCGGACCCAAAACGGTGCTGATTAACCCCAATGACCAGGATATTTTTTGGAATAGCGTGGAAAAACGCTGGGAGGTAACTTTTTCTGTCACTGGCTTTTCAGGTTTTTTTGCCCATAGCAATATAGACGAAACAGCGCTTCCGGTAAGCCTGATCAGTTTTACCGCACAACGCGTCGAGAAAAATGCCTTTTTGCAGTGGACAACGGCGGCCGAGACCAACGCCTCTCATTTTGAGATAGAGAGAAGTACGGATGGAAAATCATATAGCGGTATTGGAAGCGTACAAGCACTCGGCAGCCAGGACGCCGGTTACCGGTATTCGTTTACTGACACACAGTTCTCTGACCTGGCTACGGTGGCCTACTACCGATTACGTTCGGTGGATATGGATGGAAGTTATGCCTTGAGCCGTGCAGAGCGTGTATTGCCTGAAAACAACACGGTTTTGACTTATGTATACCCCAATCCGGTGAAGGCGGGTACCTACGTACCGGTGAAGTTCTCCAGTAACGTCCATCAGGTGCAGGTACTGGATTTACAAGGCAGGCAGCTCAGCGTACAGGTCAACCGGAACAACGGCCCGTTTGTTCTTGATCCGTTGTCGCAAGGCATGTACTTAATCAGGTTCGATGCGGGTAAAGGTTCCGAAACCCGTAAGCTGGTGGTGGAGTAG
- a CDS encoding gliding motility-associated C-terminal domain-containing protein — protein sequence MKRRLLSNILFALIAISSYGQNDFIPVPSSPFVMGAPATEANYTSFTVRHRPVSEKWKQRNKKYLSHPDAGYIAKEQPPGNVIELIEKRTETTRFYVDADNPSKVFSQGAYGSLHYKQNGQWLLIDSRLERKSAQILEASHQVEPVGFDIGGRKSYMKTVNGTINFNDWKLYGKNKGEIKLIASASWDDFTAGDDGIFVKNIFPGVDAEMQVLRGRIKTNLIVRTWNFSGYENYLFSDGFQAEQRGVFSFVEEASKENRIGEVDFKSNGKLMARIGRAVMYAEADAGNVAYLPYEFENGGLGILVDPNTVRALLKAGKVLIDPLVTGPEGVFSPGSIMNSSNNANCSYDFNMGCSYDWTVPVPPFITVTNAIFDVYMLTSAPCTRDKMRYRYGFGDELCGTGVLWQTNGLPPTEGGTGGIGGVPTDLYNSCIKAGCVEKNVKVRISILRGCMGPAGCEPSCVQGIGPFITTIEGRTVEIVSVTATPPNTVCPGDVVNLKATANFGIPPYSFQWAPGNLPGDNVSINPMASGAYAVTVTDACNQTASGNTSVMVPPPPPAPTVTVTASSLNICEGQPVTFKAVAANVSSKSFQWKRNGVLVQGGNTDTFTSSAIANQDVITVVLSTTDPCVNPSTVTSNELKVNVSPAVQPAVSIVSNAVSNAVCKGKAVLFTAAAVNGGTAPVYQWKKNGMNVGGNNPQYTDANLADQDVISCVLTSNVPCPRSNNVESNRILIKVNEPLFTTVNEYVCQANMPFRWNGQTISAGGQAVATYVTLSTVTGCDSTVALNLTVSPPVVRTQMDTAACGSLLFQGRNYLSSTLLADTLQGRMGCDSVIRAVNIIVYPLVPYAQVVNLTGCDSLLFEGILYYDNTQLTGTLKNRFGCDSVNRTVNITIENFRLELKAEADGELLYQGEEVSLQTSSAVNPYKVTSWEPGVLFPNQSALTQRIRTILADSVVTVYAESEHGCRDSASIVLKIIPRPLGNLLPNVFTPNGDNHNDVWIPTRGTAFPVGELFVYNRWGECVYHTDDYTQPWDGKSKGKKVPSGVYAYKLIISKRFKFHGSVTILY from the coding sequence ATGAAAAGAAGATTACTCTCAAATATCTTATTTGCTCTGATTGCTATTTCGTCCTATGGCCAGAACGATTTTATTCCGGTTCCTTCCAGCCCATTTGTGATGGGAGCTCCTGCTACGGAGGCAAATTATACTTCATTTACTGTCAGACACAGGCCTGTGAGTGAGAAATGGAAACAGCGGAATAAAAAATATCTGTCCCACCCCGACGCCGGATACATCGCAAAGGAACAGCCACCCGGAAATGTTATAGAATTGATTGAAAAGCGTACCGAAACAACCCGGTTTTATGTGGATGCGGATAATCCCTCCAAAGTATTTTCGCAGGGCGCGTATGGCTCTTTACATTATAAACAAAACGGACAATGGCTGCTGATCGATAGCCGGCTGGAACGCAAGAGCGCACAGATTCTGGAGGCGTCACATCAGGTGGAGCCGGTGGGTTTTGATATCGGTGGACGAAAATCTTACATGAAAACGGTAAACGGGACCATCAACTTCAACGATTGGAAACTTTACGGGAAAAATAAGGGTGAAATAAAACTGATAGCTTCTGCCAGCTGGGATGATTTTACGGCCGGGGACGACGGTATTTTTGTGAAGAACATATTTCCTGGGGTGGATGCTGAAATGCAGGTTTTAAGAGGCAGGATAAAAACAAACCTGATTGTGCGAACCTGGAATTTTTCTGGTTACGAGAATTACCTTTTTTCGGATGGTTTTCAGGCGGAGCAGCGTGGGGTTTTCTCTTTTGTGGAAGAGGCCAGCAAAGAAAATAGGATAGGAGAGGTTGATTTTAAAAGCAACGGAAAATTAATGGCCCGGATAGGAAGGGCTGTGATGTATGCGGAGGCTGACGCAGGAAATGTTGCTTATTTGCCGTATGAGTTTGAAAACGGCGGGCTGGGTATCTTGGTAGATCCAAATACTGTTAGAGCGCTTTTGAAAGCGGGAAAGGTACTGATTGATCCCTTAGTGACGGGCCCGGAAGGTGTTTTTTCGCCAGGAAGTATTATGAATTCCTCCAACAATGCCAATTGCAGTTATGATTTTAATATGGGATGCAGTTATGACTGGACGGTTCCAGTACCGCCTTTCATTACCGTAACCAATGCCATATTCGATGTGTATATGCTCACGAGCGCTCCTTGTACCAGGGATAAAATGCGTTACAGGTATGGATTTGGGGATGAGTTATGTGGCACAGGCGTGCTGTGGCAGACCAACGGACTCCCTCCTACTGAAGGTGGTACGGGTGGTATAGGAGGCGTTCCCACAGATTTATACAACAGTTGCATCAAGGCGGGTTGTGTAGAGAAAAACGTAAAGGTTAGGATATCCATTCTAAGAGGCTGCATGGGTCCTGCTGGTTGCGAGCCTTCCTGCGTCCAGGGGATTGGCCCTTTTATTACCACCATAGAAGGCCGCACGGTTGAGATTGTTTCCGTTACGGCTACACCTCCAAACACGGTATGTCCGGGTGATGTTGTTAATCTGAAAGCTACTGCCAACTTCGGTATTCCGCCTTATAGTTTTCAATGGGCGCCTGGTAATCTGCCGGGTGACAATGTCAGTATCAATCCGATGGCTTCCGGAGCTTATGCAGTAACTGTAACAGACGCTTGCAACCAGACGGCCTCAGGGAATACTTCTGTTATGGTTCCTCCGCCGCCTCCGGCGCCAACCGTAACGGTTACGGCATCTTCCCTCAATATCTGTGAAGGACAGCCCGTAACATTCAAGGCTGTGGCTGCGAATGTATCCAGCAAAAGTTTTCAGTGGAAACGGAATGGTGTTCTGGTTCAGGGGGGAAATACGGATACCTTCACTTCTTCTGCCATCGCCAACCAGGATGTAATCACAGTGGTTTTATCAACCACAGATCCTTGCGTGAACCCTAGTACCGTTACGAGCAACGAGTTGAAAGTAAACGTGAGCCCGGCTGTTCAGCCTGCGGTCAGTATTGTCTCAAATGCAGTTTCCAATGCGGTTTGCAAAGGGAAGGCGGTCCTTTTTACAGCCGCAGCCGTCAATGGTGGAACAGCACCTGTTTATCAATGGAAAAAAAATGGAATGAATGTCGGGGGCAACAATCCGCAATATACCGACGCAAACCTTGCTGATCAGGACGTGATTTCCTGTGTACTTACGAGTAACGTCCCCTGTCCTCGTTCCAACAATGTGGAGAGCAACAGGATTTTGATAAAGGTAAATGAGCCTCTGTTTACTACTGTAAATGAATACGTTTGTCAGGCTAATATGCCGTTCCGCTGGAACGGACAGACGATTTCTGCCGGCGGGCAGGCTGTGGCAACATACGTTACCCTATCCACGGTTACCGGCTGCGACAGCACCGTTGCGCTGAACCTGACGGTTTCTCCCCCGGTTGTTCGAACGCAGATGGATACTGCTGCGTGTGGGAGTTTATTATTTCAAGGAAGAAATTATCTGAGCAGTACCCTGCTGGCGGATACGCTTCAGGGCCGAATGGGTTGCGACAGCGTCATCCGTGCTGTTAATATTATAGTATATCCTTTGGTGCCTTATGCACAGGTAGTGAACCTTACTGGCTGCGATTCTCTCTTATTTGAGGGAATACTATACTATGATAATACGCAACTGACCGGAACGCTGAAGAATCGCTTTGGCTGCGACAGTGTTAACCGGACCGTCAACATAACCATTGAGAATTTTAGGTTGGAGCTTAAAGCGGAGGCTGACGGAGAATTATTATATCAGGGTGAGGAGGTAAGCCTGCAAACTTCATCTGCTGTCAATCCTTATAAGGTGACCAGTTGGGAGCCAGGGGTGTTATTCCCGAATCAGAGTGCTTTGACGCAACGCATCAGAACCATACTTGCAGATAGTGTAGTGACCGTTTATGCCGAAAGTGAGCACGGATGCAGGGATTCGGCGAGTATTGTTTTGAAAATCATACCCAGGCCACTCGGTAATTTATTGCCCAATGTATTTACTCCCAACGGCGATAATCATAACGATGTCTGGATTCCTACCCGTGGAACGGCATTCCCGGTTGGAGAACTTTTTGTATACAACCGTTGGGGCGAGTGCGTCTACCATACCGATGATTATACCCAACCTTGGGACGGTAAAAGCAAAGGGAAGAAAGTCCCGAGCGGCGTGTATGCCTATAAGCTCATTATCTCGAAACGATTTAAATTTCACGGTTCTGTTACCATTCTGTATTAG
- a CDS encoding YihY/virulence factor BrkB family protein: protein MKSIKFVFSLLSESFSEFINDNGMKLSAALSYYTIFSLAPMLLVIISVLSVFMEKSTIQGELFGQIQGLVGESAAAQLQEIIRNAQVSNKSGVAAAIGIGTLLIGATGVFAEMQDSINYIWSIKAKPKKGWLQYLKNRLLSFSLILTLGFLLIVSLGANAIVDVLSSRLEQFFSEASVVLFYVINLALVLAVITSLFTVIFKVLPDGDLRWKECLVGAGFTAVLFLIGKFAISYYLGQSDLGATYGASASIVILLTWIYYSSIILYFGAEFTKVYAKLDGIAIAPSRHAVLIIRKEINEETGAPE, encoded by the coding sequence ATGAAATCCATCAAATTTGTATTTTCTCTTCTATCTGAAAGTTTTTCGGAATTTATAAATGATAACGGCATGAAGCTCAGTGCGGCGTTGTCGTACTATACCATTTTTTCGCTGGCTCCCATGCTCCTGGTCATTATTTCGGTACTTAGCGTTTTCATGGAAAAGAGTACTATTCAGGGGGAATTGTTTGGGCAGATACAGGGGCTTGTCGGCGAAAGTGCTGCGGCACAGTTACAGGAAATTATCAGGAATGCGCAGGTTTCCAATAAGTCGGGTGTGGCGGCGGCCATTGGTATCGGAACACTGCTTATTGGTGCTACGGGGGTATTTGCCGAAATGCAAGATTCTATTAACTATATCTGGTCTATTAAGGCAAAACCAAAAAAAGGATGGCTTCAGTATCTTAAGAACAGGCTGTTGTCGTTTTCCCTGATCCTGACCCTGGGTTTTCTGCTCATCGTTTCCTTGGGAGCCAATGCCATTGTAGACGTTCTCAGTTCACGGCTCGAACAGTTTTTTTCTGAGGCTTCCGTGGTGCTGTTTTATGTGATTAACCTGGCGCTGGTACTTGCCGTAATCACGTCCTTGTTTACGGTTATCTTTAAGGTTTTGCCTGACGGGGATCTGCGCTGGAAAGAGTGTCTGGTAGGGGCGGGATTTACAGCGGTATTGTTTCTGATCGGAAAGTTTGCAATCAGTTACTATCTGGGACAGTCGGATCTTGGGGCAACTTATGGCGCTTCGGCATCCATTGTTATTCTGCTGACCTGGATTTACTATTCTTCCATTATTCTTTATTTTGGAGCAGAATTTACGAAGGTATACGCTAAACTGGATGGTATTGCCATTGCTCCCAGCAGACACGCGGTACTGATTATAAGGAAAGAAATAAACGAAGAAACCGGTGCTCCTGAATAA
- the sppA gene encoding signal peptide peptidase SppA — MLQFLKYVLATFVGIIVFIFLSFFILIGIGSAFSTDEKVVVEEKSVLKLDLNQPIMEVGVDNPFAEIGGPFAGGENVAGLKDILQALKTAQKDNNIKGIFLKTEGPQAGWATLEEIRNQLLTFKKSGKFVVTYGESYSEKGYYLASVADKIYLNPAGGLEWNGLSAEYSFLKGTFDKLEVKPLVFRVGEFKSAIEMFSRQDMSEASKQQTSELIGAINNNFLKNIATSRKIPADQLKSLADSLAINNPAAALKYKLVTNLGYWDEFETALKKDIKVDEKKNISFIGVEKYLKGNVDTDGDFNKRIGVLVAEGEITSGDGNNESIGSDKFIKELKKVRDNDKIKAVVIRINSPGGSALASDVMWREIQLTAKKKPVIASMSDVAASGGYYMAMGCDTIVAQPNTITGSIGIFGLIFNIKDFMNNKLGVTFDGVGTSPHADWPTATREMSQFEKDMIQKSVNEGYDTFTKKAAAGRKMPVEKLRSLAQGRVWSGIEAKENGLVDVLGGVDDAIRIAAKAAGLKEGDYRVRYYPEKKKPIDEILNKLMGSNEDEAIAKNLGELAPYVKMYKKVMNMGGIQARIPFEMEIR, encoded by the coding sequence ATGCTACAGTTCCTTAAATACGTACTGGCGACTTTCGTCGGTATCATAGTTTTTATCTTCCTCTCCTTTTTTATACTGATCGGAATAGGAAGCGCATTTTCTACCGACGAAAAAGTGGTGGTTGAAGAAAAATCCGTTTTAAAACTGGATCTCAATCAGCCTATTATGGAAGTAGGCGTTGATAACCCTTTTGCAGAAATAGGGGGCCCCTTTGCTGGCGGCGAAAATGTGGCTGGCCTTAAAGATATCCTCCAGGCACTTAAAACGGCTCAAAAAGATAACAATATCAAGGGTATCTTTCTTAAAACCGAAGGACCACAAGCGGGCTGGGCAACACTTGAGGAAATCAGGAACCAGCTCCTCACCTTCAAAAAATCGGGCAAGTTTGTTGTAACCTACGGAGAATCTTATTCCGAAAAAGGATATTACCTCGCATCCGTTGCCGATAAAATTTACCTCAACCCGGCAGGTGGCCTTGAGTGGAACGGGCTTTCGGCCGAATACAGCTTTTTAAAAGGAACTTTTGACAAACTGGAAGTGAAGCCGCTCGTATTCCGGGTGGGTGAGTTCAAGAGCGCCATTGAAATGTTTTCGCGCCAGGATATGAGTGAAGCAAGCAAACAACAGACCTCAGAACTCATCGGTGCCATCAACAACAATTTTCTTAAGAATATAGCTACCTCCCGTAAAATCCCGGCTGACCAGTTAAAGAGTCTCGCTGATTCTCTTGCCATTAATAACCCCGCAGCAGCGCTTAAATACAAACTTGTCACCAATCTCGGCTATTGGGATGAGTTTGAAACTGCACTTAAAAAAGATATTAAGGTAGACGAAAAGAAAAACATCAGCTTCATTGGGGTGGAAAAATACCTGAAAGGCAATGTGGATACTGACGGGGATTTCAACAAGCGGATCGGGGTACTGGTGGCAGAAGGGGAAATTACCTCGGGAGATGGCAACAATGAGTCCATTGGCTCCGACAAGTTTATCAAAGAATTGAAAAAAGTGCGGGACAACGATAAGATCAAAGCCGTGGTGATACGCATTAACTCCCCGGGCGGAAGCGCACTGGCTTCTGATGTGATGTGGCGTGAAATACAGCTTACGGCAAAGAAAAAACCGGTGATCGCCTCTATGTCTGACGTGGCAGCATCGGGAGGTTACTACATGGCAATGGGTTGTGATACCATTGTTGCTCAACCTAATACCATTACCGGCTCCATCGGAATTTTCGGGTTAATATTCAATATAAAGGATTTTATGAACAACAAACTGGGTGTTACGTTTGATGGTGTGGGCACAAGTCCGCACGCAGACTGGCCCACAGCTACCCGTGAAATGAGCCAGTTTGAAAAAGACATGATCCAGAAAAGTGTCAATGAAGGCTATGACACCTTTACCAAAAAAGCTGCCGCCGGGCGCAAAATGCCTGTTGAGAAGTTGAGAAGCCTGGCGCAGGGACGGGTATGGTCGGGTATTGAAGCGAAGGAAAATGGCCTTGTGGATGTACTGGGCGGCGTTGATGATGCGATCCGCATCGCGGCGAAGGCTGCTGGCTTAAAAGAAGGTGACTACCGGGTAAGATATTATCCGGAAAAGAAGAAACCTATTGATGAAATACTTAACAAGCTCATGGGCAGCAATGAAGACGAAGCGATAGCGAAAAATCTGGGAGAGCTGGCCCCTTATGTGAAAATGTACAAAAAGGTAATGAACATGGGCGGTATTCAGGCAAGGATACCCTTTGAAATGGAGATCAGATAG
- a CDS encoding SixA phosphatase family protein produces the protein MKKTLLLVRHATAEEISYGVKDFDRQLVGKGMTESAVMGKWLSDNRIRPDRYVSSPAARAFKTAEIVGDQLKFEVDAIVMDQELYGNGPKGYLHAVNTTPDDTHCLILFGHNPDITYFAEYLSRANIGSMEKASVVLIEFENLSWAEISGKTGSFISYTTPRQVREEE, from the coding sequence ATGAAAAAAACTCTCCTTTTAGTACGGCACGCCACTGCGGAAGAAATCAGCTATGGCGTGAAAGATTTTGACAGACAATTGGTAGGGAAGGGTATGACGGAGTCTGCTGTAATGGGTAAATGGTTGTCTGATAACAGGATACGTCCGGATAGGTACGTGTCGAGCCCTGCGGCGAGAGCGTTTAAAACAGCGGAAATCGTGGGAGACCAGCTCAAATTTGAAGTAGATGCTATCGTAATGGATCAGGAACTTTACGGAAACGGACCAAAGGGATATCTTCACGCCGTGAATACGACGCCGGACGATACACATTGCCTCATTCTTTTTGGGCACAACCCCGATATTACTTATTTTGCGGAATATCTATCCAGGGCCAATATAGGTTCAATGGAAAAAGCATCTGTTGTTCTGATTGAATTTGAAAACCTGAGCTGGGCCGAGATTTCTGGTAAAACCGGTAGTTTTATTTCGTACACCACTCCCAGGCAGGTAAGAGAAGAAGAGTAG
- the xerD gene encoding site-specific tyrosine recombinase XerD, with protein MWQSYINHFKNYLRLERSFSDNSVEAYVRDVEKLAEYTELSALNLPPTQILEKHITAFLKYISELGLTPHSQARILSGIKGFYKYLALENEISQDPTELVEAPRLPRKLPDVLAYHEIEQMLEAIDHSTPEGTRNRAIIEVLYSSGLRVSELTGLLLTNCYFDSGFIKIVGKGEKTRLVPIGSEAIKYTKIYIEHIRKELDIKTDNEDYVFLNKRGSQLSRVMIFLIIKDISEKAGIHKNVSPHTFRHSFATHLIEGGASLRAVQEMLGHESITTTEIYTHLDRDYLRQVITEFHPRSRVEVGGRQ; from the coding sequence ATGTGGCAAAGCTACATTAATCATTTCAAAAATTACCTGCGTCTGGAACGCTCTTTCTCCGACAATTCGGTAGAGGCCTATGTACGTGATGTCGAAAAACTGGCTGAGTATACCGAGCTGTCTGCCCTGAATCTGCCACCCACACAAATTCTGGAAAAACATATCACTGCTTTTCTTAAGTACATTTCCGAGCTGGGCCTCACGCCTCATTCACAGGCCCGGATACTTTCGGGAATCAAGGGATTTTACAAATACCTGGCGCTGGAAAATGAGATATCCCAGGACCCTACAGAGCTTGTGGAAGCCCCAAGGCTTCCCCGAAAACTGCCGGATGTACTGGCCTATCATGAAATTGAACAGATGCTGGAAGCCATAGACCACAGCACACCCGAAGGAACCCGGAACCGCGCGATTATTGAGGTACTGTACAGCTCCGGGCTGAGGGTTTCTGAACTTACAGGCCTGTTGCTGACGAATTGTTATTTCGACTCCGGATTTATAAAAATTGTGGGAAAAGGCGAAAAAACCAGATTGGTGCCCATCGGCTCCGAAGCAATCAAGTATACTAAAATATACATAGAACATATCCGCAAAGAACTGGATATCAAAACAGACAACGAGGACTACGTCTTTCTCAACAAAAGAGGCTCCCAGTTATCCAGGGTAATGATTTTCCTGATTATCAAGGACATTTCCGAAAAAGCAGGTATTCACAAAAACGTAAGTCCGCATACTTTCCGGCATTCTTTTGCTACGCACCTGATCGAAGGAGGTGCAAGCCTGCGTGCCGTACAGGAAATGCTTGGCCACGAGTCCATTACCACTACCGAAATTTACACCCATCTGGACCGTGACTACCTGCGCCAGGTGATTACCGAATTCCACCCGAGGAGTAGGGTTGAAGTAGGCGGTAGGCAGTAG